From Serinicoccus profundi, the proteins below share one genomic window:
- a CDS encoding DUF5302 domain-containing protein, whose protein sequence is MSNDPVTEDVKAKFREALAKKQAHSGTDVSDHSEHGKVAHERDAKTSGAQQMFRRKSG, encoded by the coding sequence ATGAGCAACGATCCGGTCACGGAGGACGTCAAGGCCAAGTTCCGCGAGGCCCTGGCCAAGAAGCAGGCGCACAGCGGGACCGACGTCTCGGACCACTCGGAGCACGGCAAGGTCGCGCACGAGCGCGACGCCAAGACCTCGGGTGCCCAGCAGATGTTCCGCCGCAAGAGCGGCTGA
- a CDS encoding leucyl aminopeptidase yields the protein MAVRTPVTFTDDDPTTARVDALVVGAAKQSGTVALLPGSGLSEEAAAAVTDALGALGAEGGTEEITRLTGVAGISAPVVVVVGVTGRGPAPRTEQLRRAAGAAARALAGRDTAVFALGQQGRDQAVAVAEGVALGAYTYADQHGIGKTGSSKAGLAKAVVAGLGGEEAASAQAEVEALVEGVCYARDLVNTPPNQLYPESFADDVVRRAEEAGVEVEVWDPQRLAEEGCGGIIGVGQGSGRGPRLVTLRYAPEGAAKHLALVGKGITFDSGGLCLKPGASMVTMKMDMGGAAACAAATLAIAELGLPVQVTAYLCLAENMTGDLAQRPGDVVTMRGGRTVEIINTDAEGRLVMADGLALATEQGPDAIVDVATLTGACIVALGERTMGIMGNDDELRDTLVRLGTESGDTAWALPMPEELRPSLDSPVADLKHTGERSAGAMVAATFLQEFVGTRGEGEDAAPIPWAHLDIAGPAFNEKAAWGYHPKGGTGAGVRPLVALARSLAD from the coding sequence ATGGCTGTCCGCACGCCTGTGACCTTCACCGACGACGACCCGACCACGGCCCGGGTGGACGCCCTCGTGGTGGGGGCGGCCAAGCAGAGCGGCACGGTGGCCCTGCTGCCCGGCTCGGGGCTGAGCGAGGAGGCCGCCGCCGCCGTCACGGACGCCCTGGGCGCCCTCGGCGCCGAGGGCGGCACCGAGGAGATCACCCGCCTCACCGGTGTCGCCGGGATCAGTGCCCCGGTCGTCGTGGTCGTGGGGGTCACCGGTCGCGGTCCCGCACCGCGCACCGAGCAGCTGCGCCGCGCCGCCGGTGCGGCCGCCCGCGCGCTGGCCGGTCGGGACACCGCGGTCTTCGCCCTCGGTCAGCAGGGGCGGGACCAGGCGGTCGCGGTCGCCGAGGGCGTCGCCCTCGGCGCCTACACCTACGCCGACCAGCACGGCATCGGCAAGACCGGCAGCAGCAAGGCGGGCCTCGCGAAGGCCGTGGTCGCCGGGCTGGGCGGCGAGGAGGCCGCGAGCGCCCAGGCCGAGGTGGAGGCCCTCGTCGAGGGTGTCTGCTACGCCCGGGACCTCGTCAACACACCCCCCAACCAGCTCTACCCCGAGAGCTTCGCCGACGACGTCGTGCGCCGCGCCGAGGAGGCCGGCGTCGAGGTCGAGGTGTGGGACCCGCAGCGGCTCGCCGAGGAGGGCTGCGGCGGCATCATCGGTGTCGGCCAGGGGTCGGGCCGCGGCCCGCGCCTCGTCACCCTCCGGTATGCCCCCGAGGGCGCGGCCAAGCACCTCGCGCTCGTGGGCAAGGGCATCACCTTCGACTCCGGCGGGCTCTGCCTCAAGCCCGGGGCCTCCATGGTCACCATGAAGATGGACATGGGCGGCGCGGCGGCCTGCGCGGCGGCCACCCTCGCCATCGCCGAGCTGGGCCTGCCGGTCCAGGTCACGGCATACCTCTGCCTCGCGGAGAACATGACCGGCGACCTGGCGCAGCGGCCCGGCGACGTCGTGACGATGCGCGGCGGACGGACCGTGGAGATCATCAACACCGACGCCGAGGGGCGCCTGGTCATGGCCGACGGCCTCGCGCTGGCCACCGAGCAGGGGCCGGACGCCATCGTCGACGTCGCCACCCTCACGGGGGCCTGCATCGTGGCGCTCGGAGAGCGGACGATGGGCATCATGGGCAACGACGACGAGCTGCGCGACACCCTGGTGCGGCTGGGCACCGAGTCGGGCGACACCGCCTGGGCGCTCCCGATGCCGGAGGAGCTGCGGCCCAGCCTGGACAGCCCGGTCGCCGACCTCAAGCACACCGGCGAGCGGTCGGCGGGCGCGATGGTGGCCGCGACCTTCCTCCAGGAGTTCGTCGGCACCCGCGGGGAGGGCGAGGACGCCGCCCCGATCCCGTGGGCCCACCTGGACATCGCCGGTCCTGCGTTCAACGAGAAGGCGGCCTGGGGCTACCACCCCAAGGGTGGCACCGGCGCCGGGGTGCGGCCGCTGGTGGCGCTGGCCCGGTCCCTGGCCGACTGA
- the gcvT gene encoding glycine cleavage system aminomethyltransferase GcvT, with protein MSDSPTKTSPLHEKHVALGAKMADFGGWSMPIEYPGGGVVAEHTAVRERVGLFDVSHLGNALVSGPGAKDFLDRCLTNDLGRIEPGKAQYTMCCAEDGGVVDDMIAYLRSDDEVFLIPNAANTATVVQLLQDAPGRPAEVTVENQHEDYAILALQGPRVDEVMGALGLPTGHDYMSFVEARWGEVALTVCRTGYTGERGYELVCASGDAPALWDAIVTAMEPLGGLPCGLGARDTLRTEMGYALHGNELSLEITPVMGRTGWAVGWSKPEFWGREALAAQKEAKESRLSGGLVVTGRGIPRAGCRVLDAHGQEVGVVTSGTFSPTRKQGVALALLDRGLDASAPLVVDVRGREVPVEISKPPFVTGGAAD; from the coding sequence ATGAGCGACTCCCCGACGAAGACGTCACCCCTGCACGAGAAGCACGTCGCGCTGGGCGCGAAGATGGCCGACTTCGGGGGGTGGTCGATGCCCATCGAGTATCCCGGCGGCGGCGTCGTCGCGGAGCACACGGCGGTGCGCGAGCGGGTCGGTCTCTTCGACGTCTCCCACCTCGGCAACGCGCTGGTGTCCGGGCCGGGGGCGAAGGACTTCCTCGACCGCTGCCTCACCAACGACCTGGGCCGCATCGAGCCCGGCAAGGCGCAGTACACCATGTGCTGCGCCGAGGACGGCGGGGTCGTCGACGACATGATCGCCTACCTGCGCTCCGACGACGAGGTCTTCCTCATCCCCAACGCCGCCAACACCGCCACCGTCGTCCAGCTGCTGCAGGACGCGCCCGGTCGACCGGCGGAGGTCACGGTGGAGAACCAGCACGAGGACTACGCCATCCTCGCCCTCCAGGGCCCCAGGGTCGATGAGGTCATGGGGGCGCTGGGGCTGCCGACCGGGCACGACTACATGAGCTTCGTCGAGGCCCGGTGGGGTGAGGTGGCGCTGACCGTCTGCCGCACCGGCTACACCGGCGAGCGCGGCTACGAGCTCGTCTGTGCGAGCGGCGACGCCCCGGCGCTGTGGGACGCGATCGTCACCGCGATGGAGCCGCTGGGTGGGCTGCCCTGCGGGCTCGGCGCCCGCGACACGCTGCGCACGGAGATGGGGTATGCCCTGCACGGCAACGAGCTCTCCCTCGAGATCACCCCGGTCATGGGACGGACCGGCTGGGCGGTCGGCTGGTCCAAGCCGGAGTTCTGGGGCAGGGAGGCACTGGCCGCCCAGAAGGAGGCCAAGGAGTCGCGTCTGTCGGGAGGTCTGGTCGTCACCGGCCGGGGCATCCCGCGTGCCGGGTGCCGGGTCCTGGACGCCCACGGTCAGGAGGTCGGCGTGGTGACCTCGGGCACCTTCAGCCCGACCCGCAAGCAGGGCGTCGCGCTGGCGCTGCTCGACCGGGGCCTGGATGCCTCGGCCCCGCTCGTCGTGGACGTGCGCGGCCGCGAGGTGCCGGTCGAGATCTCCAAGCCGCCCTTCGTCACCGGGGGCGCCGCGGACTGA
- a CDS encoding bifunctional adenosylcobinamide kinase/adenosylcobinamide-phosphate guanylyltransferase — protein sequence MTTTLVLGNASSGSTAHAESLLRHHERVTCLTTAQRPSTTQTAEARARLGRSAAPRPAAWTTLPTTSLSMALLAARHAVLVASVPDWVWSVVDAEQAWDDPRRAADLLRAALDEAAVALRALPQDVVLVSEEPPCHLPGASEDLLLAELLTVANQRLAAACTHVHVVLAGRVLDLSSAPTVTTR from the coding sequence ATGACGACCACCCTTGTCCTGGGCAACGCCAGCAGCGGGAGCACCGCGCACGCCGAGTCCCTGCTCCGCCACCACGAGCGGGTGACCTGCCTAACCACGGCGCAGCGTCCGTCGACGACGCAGACGGCCGAGGCCCGGGCGCGCCTGGGCCGCAGCGCCGCTCCCCGACCGGCCGCGTGGACGACCCTGCCGACGACCAGCCTGAGCATGGCGCTCCTGGCGGCCCGGCACGCCGTCCTCGTGGCGAGCGTGCCGGACTGGGTGTGGTCGGTGGTGGACGCGGAGCAGGCCTGGGATGACCCGCGTCGCGCGGCCGACCTGCTCCGCGCGGCCCTCGACGAGGCCGCGGTCGCGCTGCGCGCCCTCCCGCAGGACGTGGTCCTGGTCAGCGAGGAGCCCCCCTGCCACCTGCCGGGAGCCTCAGAGGACCTGCTCCTCGCCGAGCTGCTGACGGTGGCCAACCAGCGCCTCGCCGCCGCCTGCACGCACGTGCACGTCGTCCTGGCCGGTCGGGTGCTCGACCTGTCGTCGGCCCCCACCGTCACGACCCGGTAG
- a CDS encoding DUF937 domain-containing protein: MLDQLMRAIPTDQIAETIQEDPQATRQAVKASLPALLGGLSANAERPEGAQSLLSALGQHQDGLADGASVDQIDVQDGEKILGHVFGGNTDGVVNQLGGMSGPQTSSIVRKLLPILAPIVLSWLAKQVGGAAGGGAVAPRGGADGQPDGPLGQGRPEAAPSDGGDLTSVLQDVLGSALGSATGASPSGSSGGILSDVLGSILGGRR, encoded by the coding sequence ATGCTCGACCAACTCATGAGGGCCATCCCCACGGACCAGATCGCCGAGACGATCCAGGAGGACCCGCAGGCGACCCGGCAGGCCGTCAAGGCCTCACTCCCGGCGCTGCTCGGCGGGCTCAGCGCCAACGCCGAACGTCCGGAGGGCGCGCAGTCGCTCCTGTCGGCCCTCGGCCAGCACCAGGATGGCCTCGCCGACGGAGCCTCGGTCGACCAGATCGACGTCCAGGACGGCGAGAAGATCCTCGGACACGTCTTCGGGGGCAACACCGATGGTGTCGTCAACCAGCTCGGAGGGATGAGCGGCCCCCAGACCTCCTCGATCGTCCGCAAGCTGCTGCCGATCCTCGCGCCCATCGTGCTGTCGTGGCTGGCCAAGCAGGTCGGCGGGGCGGCGGGCGGCGGCGCGGTCGCGCCCCGCGGCGGAGCCGACGGCCAGCCCGACGGCCCGCTGGGGCAGGGACGCCCGGAGGCCGCGCCGTCCGACGGCGGCGACCTCACCTCGGTCCTGCAGGACGTCCTCGGCTCGGCCCTCGGGAGCGCTACCGGGGCGAGCCCGTCGGGGTCCTCCGGGGGCATCCTCTCCGACGTGCTCGGGAGCATCCTCGGCGGCCGCCGCTAG
- a CDS encoding DUF3043 domain-containing protein: protein MLFGKRSTEVTPEPVTTTTPMDPARPSGKGRPTPKRRDAERANRRPLVVDRKSMTADQKAKARAERTRVREAMLSGEEKYLPARDRGPERRYLRDAVDTRWNIGEILLPAMILVLAVSLLPFEWARGGTFLIAYALMLAGILDCWLLWRRTKKRFTAAFGEEPGRGSAWYVVLRAFQMRGSRIPRPQVGRGDTLSRR, encoded by the coding sequence GTGCTGTTCGGGAAGAGGTCGACCGAGGTGACGCCGGAGCCGGTGACCACCACCACGCCGATGGACCCTGCGCGCCCCTCGGGCAAGGGCCGGCCCACCCCCAAGCGGCGGGACGCCGAGCGGGCCAACCGCCGGCCCCTCGTGGTGGACCGCAAGTCGATGACGGCCGACCAGAAGGCCAAGGCGCGGGCGGAGCGGACGCGGGTCCGGGAGGCCATGCTCAGCGGCGAGGAGAAGTACCTCCCCGCCCGCGACAGGGGGCCCGAGCGGCGCTACCTGCGCGACGCGGTCGACACCCGCTGGAACATCGGCGAGATCCTGCTGCCAGCCATGATCCTCGTGCTGGCGGTCTCGTTGCTGCCCTTCGAGTGGGCCCGCGGCGGCACCTTCCTCATCGCCTACGCCCTCATGCTCGCCGGCATCCTCGACTGCTGGCTGCTGTGGCGCCGCACCAAGAAGCGGTTCACCGCCGCCTTCGGCGAGGAGCCCGGTCGCGGGTCGGCCTGGTATGTCGTCCTGCGCGCCTTCCAGATGCGCGGCAGCCGCATCCCCCGACCCCAGGTCGGGCGCGGCGACACCCTGAGCCGTCGCTGA
- a CDS encoding dipeptidase, giving the protein MTSSADDRSTTTGTQERAAQLAARVRDLMPGVRSDLEALTRIPSVSLDSFDQRHVDDSAAATADLLRAEGLDVRIVREGGRPAVIGHLPAPPGAPTVLLYAHHDVQPPGDDADWDTPVFSPTQVGERLYARGVADDKAGVMAHVAALRAHGGRPPVGVTVFVEGEEEVGSDSLPRILDAHGDALECDAIVLADSHNWKIGIPALTTTLRGMVRVVVEVRALEHGLHSGLYGGVVPDGLTALCRLLATLHDEAGDVAVPGLRTSEASDLDFTEEDLRADAGLPEGVTPIGTGSLLSRMWTRPSMTVIGIDAPSVDTAANLLTPLGRAKLSMRIHPEEDPAVAARALTRHLQEHAPWGCQVDVTIVDDGRGFAADAQGPVYDAARSAFRDAWDGVEAVDIGVGGSIPFVAAFAERFPQAAILVTGVEDPDTRAHAANESLHLGEFERVCVAEALLLDRLARTGHHGTHDE; this is encoded by the coding sequence GTGACTTCCTCAGCCGACGACCGTTCGACGACGACCGGGACGCAGGAGCGGGCCGCCCAGCTCGCCGCGCGGGTCCGGGACCTCATGCCGGGGGTGAGGTCGGACCTCGAGGCCCTGACCCGGATCCCCTCGGTCTCCCTCGACTCCTTCGACCAGCGCCACGTCGACGACAGCGCGGCCGCCACGGCCGATCTGCTGCGGGCCGAGGGGCTCGACGTGCGCATCGTGCGCGAGGGTGGACGACCCGCCGTCATCGGGCACCTCCCGGCGCCTCCGGGGGCGCCGACCGTGCTGCTCTACGCCCACCACGACGTGCAGCCCCCGGGCGACGACGCCGACTGGGACACCCCGGTCTTCTCGCCCACCCAGGTGGGAGAGCGGCTGTATGCCCGTGGCGTCGCGGACGACAAGGCGGGCGTCATGGCCCACGTGGCCGCCCTGCGGGCCCACGGGGGACGTCCACCGGTGGGCGTCACCGTCTTCGTCGAGGGCGAGGAGGAGGTCGGCTCGGACTCGCTGCCGAGGATCCTCGACGCGCACGGCGACGCGCTCGAGTGCGACGCCATCGTCCTGGCCGATTCGCACAACTGGAAGATCGGCATACCGGCGCTCACCACCACGCTGCGCGGCATGGTCCGCGTGGTCGTCGAGGTGCGGGCGCTCGAGCACGGCCTGCACAGCGGGCTCTACGGCGGGGTCGTCCCCGACGGGTTGACGGCGCTCTGTCGACTGCTCGCCACGCTCCACGACGAGGCGGGCGACGTCGCGGTGCCCGGCCTGCGCACGTCCGAGGCCTCCGACCTCGACTTCACCGAGGAGGACCTGCGTGCCGACGCCGGCCTTCCGGAGGGTGTCACGCCCATCGGCACCGGCTCGCTGCTGTCGCGGATGTGGACGCGTCCCTCGATGACCGTCATCGGGATCGACGCACCCTCGGTCGACACCGCCGCCAACCTGCTCACCCCCCTCGGCCGCGCCAAGCTCTCGATGCGGATCCACCCCGAGGAGGACCCCGCGGTCGCCGCCCGGGCCCTCACCCGGCACCTTCAGGAGCACGCGCCGTGGGGTTGCCAGGTGGACGTCACGATCGTCGACGACGGGCGGGGCTTCGCGGCCGACGCGCAGGGACCCGTCTACGACGCGGCGCGTTCGGCCTTCCGCGACGCCTGGGACGGCGTAGAGGCCGTGGACATCGGGGTGGGCGGCTCGATCCCCTTCGTTGCGGCCTTCGCCGAGCGCTTTCCGCAGGCGGCCATCCTCGTCACCGGTGTGGAGGATCCGGACACCCGGGCGCACGCCGCCAACGAGAGCCTCCACCTCGGCGAGTTCGAGCGGGTCTGCGTCGCCGAGGCGCTTCTGCTGGACCGGCTGGCCCGCACCGGGCATCATGGCACCCATGATGAGTGA
- a CDS encoding glutathione S-transferase family protein: protein MSEDSTTQGEGASGYVSAEGSFERKARYIPDRITRDGRDGFPVEAGRYRLAVSRACPWAHRMILTRHLLGLEDAIGMAVAGPVHDADSWTFDLDPGGVDPVLGIPRLKDAYDARPGGYPESGITVPAFVDTTTGQVVTNDFHQMVKDLVTEWTDHQRPDAPDLWPEHLRDEIEEISDLVYADVNNGVYRCGFAGSQQAYDEAFDQLFSRLDWLSERLAGQRYLVGDQLTLADVRLWPTLVRFDAAYHGHFKCNRQKLTEMPVLWAYARDLWQTWDFGSTTDLEQVKAHYYATHRDINPTGVVPQGPDVSGWSTPHGRESLA, encoded by the coding sequence ATGAGTGAAGATTCAACTACCCAGGGGGAGGGCGCCTCGGGCTACGTGAGCGCCGAGGGCAGCTTCGAGCGCAAGGCGCGCTACATCCCCGACCGCATCACCCGCGACGGTCGCGACGGGTTCCCGGTGGAGGCGGGTCGCTACCGCCTCGCGGTCTCCCGGGCGTGCCCGTGGGCGCACCGGATGATCCTCACCCGGCACCTCCTGGGCCTGGAGGACGCGATCGGGATGGCGGTCGCGGGCCCGGTGCACGACGCCGACTCGTGGACCTTCGACCTCGACCCCGGCGGCGTGGACCCGGTGCTGGGCATACCCCGGCTCAAGGACGCGTATGACGCCCGTCCCGGCGGCTACCCGGAGTCCGGGATCACGGTCCCCGCCTTCGTGGACACCACGACCGGTCAGGTCGTCACCAACGACTTCCACCAGATGGTCAAGGACCTCGTGACGGAGTGGACCGACCACCAGCGGCCCGACGCGCCCGACCTGTGGCCCGAGCACCTCCGGGACGAGATCGAGGAGATCTCCGACCTCGTCTACGCCGATGTCAACAACGGGGTCTACCGGTGCGGTTTCGCCGGCAGCCAGCAGGCCTACGACGAGGCCTTCGACCAGCTCTTCTCCCGGCTGGACTGGCTGTCCGAGCGGCTCGCGGGCCAGCGCTACCTCGTCGGCGACCAGCTCACCCTCGCCGACGTCCGGCTCTGGCCGACCCTGGTCCGCTTCGACGCCGCCTACCACGGGCACTTCAAGTGCAACCGCCAGAAGCTCACCGAGATGCCGGTGCTGTGGGCCTACGCCCGCGACCTGTGGCAGACCTGGGACTTCGGGTCGACCACCGACCTCGAGCAGGTCAAGGCGCACTACTACGCCACGCACCGCGACATCAACCCGACCGGGGTCGTGCCCCAGGGGCCCGACGTCAGTGGGTGGAGCACCCCGCACGGCCGCGAGTCGCTGGCCTGA